One window of the Bacteroidetes Order II. bacterium genome contains the following:
- a CDS encoding metallophosphoesterase family protein, producing MKIALISDIHANLHGLYKALESAEKEGVEEVYCLGDIVGYGADPGPCVDLVMRYCTASVMGNHDEAIVFGRGLDVLPQSGQVAAKHNREKLNDHQLEYLRSLPYMVEAHNFTIVHASPMNPHLYTRLESFFGTVEQFEHFKTDFCFIGHTHLPAIMADKLGVTRVRPGNRYMINVGSVGQPRDNNPRLGFGVFDTDSLLYKLVRVPYNVEGAAARIIEEGLPESLADRLKVGK from the coding sequence ATGAAAATTGCCCTTATTTCGGATATACACGCCAATCTTCATGGCCTCTATAAAGCTTTAGAATCCGCAGAAAAAGAAGGCGTGGAAGAGGTGTATTGCCTCGGCGACATCGTGGGGTACGGCGCCGACCCTGGCCCATGTGTGGATTTGGTGATGCGTTATTGTACGGCTTCTGTTATGGGCAACCACGACGAGGCCATTGTTTTTGGGCGCGGATTAGATGTGCTGCCCCAATCCGGACAGGTTGCGGCAAAACACAACCGCGAAAAACTCAACGATCACCAATTAGAATATCTTCGTAGTTTACCGTACATGGTGGAGGCCCATAATTTTACAATCGTCCACGCCTCGCCTATGAATCCACACTTATACACCCGTTTGGAATCGTTTTTTGGGACGGTGGAACAATTCGAGCACTTCAAAACCGATTTTTGCTTTATCGGTCATACCCATCTACCAGCCATTATGGCAGATAAATTAGGCGTGACCCGTGTGCGTCCGGGCAACCGATACATGATTAATGTCGGCAGCGTAGGCCAACCACGCGACAACAATCCAAGACTTGGATTTGGTGTTTTTGATACGGACTCCCTCTTGTACAAACTCGTTAGGGTTCCGTACAATGTGGAAGGCGCAGCCGCCAGAATTATAGAAGAGGGCCTGCCTGAGTCGCTTGCAGACCGGTTGAAAGTAGGAAAATAA
- a CDS encoding dihydroorotase has protein sequence MMYTPNLIFRNLTILDPLTGEIFGEDLLIQNGLIAAQGSHLSVPDGTPEYDGTGKMASIGWMDMHVHLREPGFEHKETIETGCRAAAFGGFTAVACMPNTNPPIHTADVVSFIIEKGRKTPVDVHPIACVSKERAGKELAELAELKENGAVAFSDDGAPVQHGGLMRTALEYGAMIDAPIINHMEDLTINPHGQMNEGFVSTRLGLAGIPGLAEEVMIARDILLAEFTGGHVHVAHISTARGVELVREGKSKGISVTAEVCTHHFALTDEEVEKRNYDTNTKMHPPLRTQKDIHAILEGLKDGTIDVICTDHAPHAHFEKEVEFIAAPFGILGLETAWGLIGRELLAGNVLSVQEAVYKITVAPRKILRLPVPALEVGSAANLTIFDTTTQWTFESRHIHSKSINTPFVGAAMTGKVWGIYNRGQWVPAMV, from the coding sequence ATGATGTACACACCCAATTTGATATTCCGTAACCTGACAATTTTAGATCCTTTAACCGGAGAAATCTTTGGTGAAGATTTGTTGATTCAAAATGGTCTTATTGCCGCACAGGGTTCTCATCTATCCGTTCCCGACGGGACACCCGAATATGATGGAACGGGTAAAATGGCCTCGATTGGTTGGATGGACATGCATGTTCACCTGCGCGAGCCGGGGTTTGAACACAAAGAGACCATCGAAACAGGTTGTCGGGCAGCTGCTTTTGGTGGTTTTACGGCGGTTGCTTGTATGCCCAACACCAATCCCCCCATTCATACTGCGGATGTGGTGTCTTTCATTATCGAAAAGGGTCGGAAAACGCCTGTTGATGTACACCCCATTGCCTGTGTTTCTAAAGAGCGGGCAGGAAAAGAATTGGCGGAATTGGCGGAACTCAAGGAAAATGGTGCGGTGGCATTCAGCGACGACGGTGCGCCCGTACAACATGGTGGTCTAATGCGGACAGCCTTGGAATATGGCGCTATGATTGATGCACCGATTATCAACCATATGGAAGACCTAACGATCAATCCGCATGGTCAAATGAATGAAGGGTTTGTTTCAACACGCTTGGGGCTAGCGGGTATTCCCGGCCTGGCGGAAGAGGTGATGATTGCACGGGATATTTTATTGGCGGAATTTACGGGCGGACATGTTCATGTAGCCCATATTTCTACGGCTCGGGGCGTGGAGTTGGTACGTGAAGGCAAATCCAAAGGCATTTCGGTTACTGCTGAGGTCTGTACCCATCATTTTGCACTAACCGACGAGGAAGTGGAAAAGCGCAACTATGATACCAATACCAAAATGCACCCGCCCCTCCGCACACAAAAGGATATCCACGCCATACTAGAAGGGTTAAAGGATGGTACCATTGATGTGATTTGTACCGATCATGCGCCACATGCTCATTTTGAAAAGGAAGTGGAGTTCATTGCCGCACCTTTTGGGATTTTGGGTCTTGAAACCGCTTGGGGTCTTATTGGCCGCGAATTGTTGGCTGGTAACGTCCTTTCGGTACAAGAGGCTGTCTATAAAATCACGGTTGCACCCCGCAAAATTCTCCGTCTGCCTGTTCCTGCGTTGGAGGTTGGGTCTGCGGCAAACCTCACCATTTTTGATACCACCACGCAGTGGACGTTTGAATCCCGCCATATTCATAGCAAGAGTATCAACACGCCCTTTGTGGGTGCGGCCATGACGGGAAAAGTCTGGGGGATTTATAACCGAGGGCAATGGGTTCCGGCAATGGTTTAG
- a CDS encoding DUF3667 domain-containing protein encodes MSHKKKFQYCPNCGTNVEHANFCPHCGQENHDLHLPAGHLILELLENTLHFDTKLWHSLKSIMTKPGEVTLDFIQGKRAYHIPPFRMYVFIAFVFFLLSTLFADRIVEQTESSLDSHSQSRLQEYVDKIKEKTGPLPKKNRQNLFNTLHEVKTHAVALLPADQSHLTELAQKEYGFISDIWTPDSLDFLALPDTTRSKIVAQTDSTHHRFVRMLGKARENKVLAAQGIVVEADSVTIPLTSGKRISAEKARKLLKSSNEELNTFLQTKGLNPDALHRFALKTQIRWHEAKKKPKDLAHAAIKQLSYAMFFMMPLFALLLKLVYFYRGRFYYEHLIFAVHFHSVLFLFLILLLGVVLWAGNFAWANAVVILLWLGLVVYGFLAFYNVYEKETPAQPYPSVWQGFRSLTFGKKLILIFGLLLLSPFMFFYFTVLGVPLLLALVGQWFFRLFNRLVSFRILPKESKWVTVLASIGDREWIEDFFKYSAVLFIYINLLIIAVTVVTALSAGSVH; translated from the coding sequence ATGTCGCACAAAAAAAAGTTTCAGTATTGTCCAAACTGTGGAACCAATGTTGAACACGCCAATTTTTGCCCCCATTGCGGGCAAGAGAACCATGATCTACACCTTCCCGCTGGTCACCTGATCCTGGAATTATTGGAAAACACCCTGCATTTTGATACCAAATTATGGCACTCGCTAAAGTCTATTATGACCAAGCCGGGCGAGGTAACATTAGATTTTATCCAAGGTAAACGTGCTTATCATATTCCGCCCTTTCGGATGTATGTCTTTATCGCTTTTGTGTTTTTCTTGCTCTCTACACTTTTTGCAGACCGTATTGTGGAGCAAACCGAGAGTTCTTTAGACTCGCATTCACAAAGTAGGCTTCAGGAATATGTGGATAAAATCAAGGAGAAAACAGGACCATTACCCAAAAAGAACCGCCAAAATTTATTTAATACCCTGCACGAAGTCAAAACCCATGCTGTTGCACTCCTTCCAGCAGATCAATCACACCTAACGGAATTGGCACAGAAAGAATATGGTTTTATTTCAGATATATGGACACCCGATTCTTTGGATTTTTTGGCATTGCCAGACACGACCCGCTCCAAAATTGTGGCACAAACCGATTCTACACACCACCGATTTGTCCGGATGTTGGGCAAAGCACGTGAAAACAAGGTTTTGGCCGCGCAAGGCATTGTGGTGGAAGCAGATTCTGTGACCATTCCTTTAACCTCTGGGAAAAGAATATCCGCCGAAAAAGCCCGAAAACTATTAAAATCGTCTAACGAAGAACTTAATACCTTCTTACAAACGAAAGGACTTAATCCAGATGCACTCCACCGATTTGCTTTAAAAACACAAATCCGGTGGCATGAGGCCAAGAAAAAACCAAAAGATTTGGCCCATGCGGCCATTAAGCAACTTTCGTATGCAATGTTTTTTATGATGCCCTTATTTGCACTTTTACTCAAATTGGTATATTTCTACCGAGGGCGTTTTTATTACGAACACCTTATTTTTGCGGTTCACTTTCATAGCGTTCTGTTCCTCTTTCTGATTTTATTGCTGGGCGTGGTTCTTTGGGCCGGAAATTTTGCTTGGGCCAATGCCGTCGTCATTTTATTGTGGCTTGGGTTGGTGGTATATGGTTTCTTGGCGTTCTATAATGTTTATGAAAAGGAAACACCCGCTCAACCATATCCCTCGGTTTGGCAAGGATTTAGGAGCCTTACTTTTGGCAAAAAACTAATTCTCATTTTTGGCCTCTTGCTGCTAAGTCCATTTATGTTTTTCTATTTCACGGTCTTGGGGGTTCCCCTTTTGCTGGCCTTGGTGGGACAGTGGTTTTTTAGGCTATTTAATCGTTTGGTCTCCTTCCGAATTTTGCCAAAGGAATCCAAATGGGTTACCGTACTGGCTTCCATAGGCGATCGAGAATGGATAGAGGACTTTTTTAAATATTCAGCCGTCTTGTTTATTTACATCAACCTGCTCATCATTGCAGTGACGGTCGTTACAGCTCTTAGCGCAGGCTCGGTACATTGA